Within Vigna unguiculata cultivar IT97K-499-35 chromosome 2, ASM411807v1, whole genome shotgun sequence, the genomic segment TTGGTTAAGGTTCTTGCTCATTTGGAGCATGAATGATTTAATATGATGCATTATAATGTCTCCACCTTCCAAATACTAAAGCTTGTTCTGAATGATCTGGTAGACGAAGGAGGAATGCGATTATCTAATTGAGATAGCAAAGCCAAATATGCATAAGTCAACGGTTGTCGACAGTGAAACAGGAAAGAGTAAAGACAGCAGGTTGGACTATTTCCTATTTTGTCTCAAGTCCTTTGTTATtgataatgatttatttttgcGTTATTTAAACTGCCAAAATGGTAAATTTTACCTGTatgttttcatttaacatttagAGTACGTACAAGCTCTGGAACTTTTCTGGCCAGAGGTCGTGATAAGATTGTCaggaaaatagagaaaaaattgCTGACTTTACTTTCATTCCTGTTGGTAAGTATTTTGCACTTTTTATCTTGTTTATAGTAcctttgaaatattattatgacaAAGATGTGTTTCTGTTCTATTTGTGCGCCACAAATTGCTTTTCTCTggtgaacattttttttatgatcgAGATATTTGGTGTAGTTGTACATGTTGTGCATGTGCCTTTAATGGAATACTTTCAGTCGCCTTTGGTTTCTGGTTTTCTGGTCTATGATCTAGGATAGTAGactatttttcattatatactTCACAAAGCATTACTTAAGCTGTGTCTCACAATATACAGAGCACGGTGAAGGACTTCAAGTTCTGCACTATGAAGTTGGACAAAAGTACGAACCTCACTATGACTACTTTCTGGATGATTTTAACACTAAGAATGGGGGTCAGCGAATAGCAACAGTGCTGATGTATCTGTAAGTGACATCATGTGTTTTCTTAGTTGTTAACTTCAAATTTTCTTGTATATGAGGAAGGTGTTCATACTCTATCGCTTTTTTGATGATGCAGTACTGATGTTGAAGAAGGGGGTGAGACTGTGTTCCCAGCTGCTAAAGGGAATTTTAGTTCTGTGCCATGGTGGAATGAGCTTTCTGATTGTGGGAAAAAAGGACTTTCAATTAAGCCGAAGCGGGGCGATGCTTTACTTTTTTGGAGCATGAAGCCAGATGCAGCATTAGATCCATCAAGCTTACATGGTTAGTTTCTCTGATTCTTATTGTATCGGTGCTGCTACATAAACCAGTTTTAGTAGTGAATAGAGGAGATAAATTAACAAAATGGTTttcttgattatttttcagGTGGTTGTCCGGTGATTAAGGGTAATAAGTGGTCAAGTACCAAATGGATTCGTGTCAACGAATACAAAGCTTGAGTATACATTGCTATAGGTAGTTATCTCACCTTTTCTTGTGATACTCTCGAAATGTATTATTTACACTTTACAGTTGGGGAAAGACATCCATGCTTATCTGGCGATGTTTTACATTATGTTAACTGTCTGAAACTTGGCCAATAGATTGCTTGCATTGAAGGACTTTATATAAATGTGACCATTAGTGTTGATTTGTATTGCAATATCTCGTTCTCTAGTTTTTGGATTCAATTGATGTTAAGATAGTCAGATCATAATAGACGTAGTCCCAAAATATCTTTTTGTGAAGGTTACTCAGAATCTTCTGCAAACTGTTCGATTCTTTAGGAATGAGACTGCTAAAAAGGGAAAAGTGATATATGTATGCTTTACATTTTTCACTTGTTACCAAATTGTATTCACAGCCGGATGGTGCCTTGCTTGGGATTATTCGAAGTTCTTGCTAtttgtttgataaaatttaatatgcTAGTTGTCGCTAATTATCTTTCCGGTTGATATGTTTAGTTATCAGGTTTTTCCGCTAATTATCTTTCCCGTTGATATGTTTAGTTATCAGGTTTTTCCGAATTCGTCACGCCAACTGTGTACGATTTGAATCTCAGCTAAAGCTTTGCGTGATAATGCTTCAGATCTGGAAGGAAATATTACATCATGATGTGGCATTCTGTAGTTTTGGACGTTCAGTTGTAAGCTAACTCATTTTTTCTCCTAccttttttcatttatgatgttcaaaaatacaataaaaaaatatttgtacggGTTAATTTACAATAGGGATGTTCAAGAAAATGTATGAAACCAATAGACGGAGCAAGTATACCAGTTTTTTTACTCGGAACTCCTTTACCTTTGGTTGTGATCATTGCCATATGCAAGGTAAAGCCTATGGTGTAGTAATTAGATATCTTCCACTCCCGTGGAAAGAATCCATCTAGCAAGGAAATGCATGTTCCATTTTGACTGAGAACTTGTTGGAGCAAAGAAAGTTCCAGTAGTAATAGCAAAATTTATTTgagaaaaacaagataaaaagaaatatttgtatttacGTGCAATGATATACTCTAAAAGATGTAATTCTTAGAAATGAGACAATTAGTTGACGCTTATAGAAGTTTCtagaaaatattcattattatacTGTGTGTAGgcaaaaataccaaaatagtgtattttttttttaaattattgaaatggcaagttttaaaaaaattataaaaatagaaaattatgtCAATTTGATatgatttcaattaaaaaaattacgaaaTCCATTAAAATGAAGTTGTGTTAAGCTAACatgatttcaattaaaattttaaaacaaattataacacATTGAGATCATACCAAATTGACACAATTTAATACGATTTCAGTTTATATCTAAACGTTATATCAATATAACACAATTTCAGATAAAACTTATGaatgaaaatttgataatatgataaaactTACAACACCAAATTGGCATgacttttgtgaattaaaagTAGTGCTAAACTTCTTCGCAGTAAATCATAtcaattggtttaaaaaaaagtacacttttttgttttgtttttatgagTAATACTAATCTTAATTAAATAGATTATAGATGCTGATAACTAGCTGTTTATCTCACTTGGTTAGGGTTAACAAAAGTGATTAATTGATTTTAGCACAGTTgactttgatttttatttaatcaacTACAATTACTAAAGAATCGTTTCCCTTGTTACTATTGTTACCGTTATATTTATtgcaattatttatattagcataaatacaaacatttttcaaaataaatatgatattgtaataaaatgaaatgaatgaagaaaaaatgaaaaaatatctatggatgaataaaaaaaagatataagatgtaaaagtaaatatattataaaaataaaaaacatgtaaaaataatttttaatttttaaaaatttaacaaacaattttatgataagggataaaattaaaattttaaaatatgaacataaaaaaatcatttttattgttaatttttcaaatttaaaaataattatattatataaaagataaattaaaattttaaaatataaacacctTCATAATTATTATAGAATGATTAACTACCAAATATCATTCacgtataaattaaaataatcatatcattcaaataacaatttaactacatgaattcaattaaaaaaataaaaaaatttaattaataaaaaaatattttcgtaATAGAAGTCGGGTAATTTtctacttgaaaaaaaaaatctgaatttattttaatttgtctcaaaaACTGAATTCCGGAAAGAAAGAGTGTAGGAATATGGTGGAGGAAGTAATAGCATCCTTATGAACAGTGTATATCcgtcaaaaagttaaaatatattcaatgaCAAAAATAACAGAATTTTTCGTTTGTTAACATTTGAGGAAAGGTCAAATTGTCTTTTTTTAGTTGAGCGAAAtcgacttcattttaaaagatCTAAAAGAAATGAAACAACTTgaattctttttcactttttttgttgTACAAGTTTTcagtaaaaaaattcaaagtgtttctaaatatattgataaaaaagacaaaatgCATCTTCAAAAAGAATTCTTGAAATAAAGAACAGTACaatgcttttaattttaataaatattcctGATTTTCTTAATCCTCAAGAGCCAAGGGGCAGCAATAGAAGGAAAATGTTTACTAAAAACTTTCCTGTAGTAAATAAAACCAGTAAAAAATGAAAGGAGTTATGATCCCCAATgacataaatttgaaaaagaaaatcacattTCTCCAACAAACGACAGTCACAACTCTTCCTTGCAGCAGCCATGTAGTTCCTTGGTTTATTAAGACAATAGCATGGGTTTCCTGGTAGCAGCCATAACTACCAGTAGATTATTAAGAATCCGTGGCAATGAGAGCTAGCAATTCAGCCTTCATACTTGTTTTATATCTCATTCAATGTTTCGCATTAATCAAGTTTCTGATGACATATTGCAAGATGCCTCCATGGTTGAAGTACGCTATTTCAACCTGTAATGAAGTAACCAAAACATCAGCAGGGAAAAGGATAATGTCAAAAGAGTACAAGTAAGATACAAGAAACTCATCACTACCACCAACACCATGAGAGATTGGAAGATAAAAATGTTACCTCTGTATCAAATCTCAGGATAGATACAAATGTCTTCCCGGTATCTGTGACCACTGTGACATCTTGACCAGGTCTTATTTCATTCACGTTGCTTGGTAGATCAATGGTGAAACGTTCACGACCAGTTAATCCGAGAGAATCAGCATCCTCCCCAGGTTTAAAACATAGAGGAATTATACCCATTCCCACCAAATTACTTCGGTGAATCCTTTCAAAACTTTTTGATATGACAGCTTTCACACCCTAGAAACAATAGTAAGCGAATTCAGCATTAAACAAATATGCACAAATAAATTGGTGAGAGCACAAAAGGGCCTCCGGAATGTACCAGTAGCATTGGCCCCTTTGCAGCCCAATCTCGGGAACTTCCACTCCCATACTCAGCACCGGCCAAGATAATCATATCATGCCCCTCACTCTTGTATCTCTGAAAATTTAGTGTTGATACCAAAAGGGATCAGTGAAGGTTGATGAGTAAGAAGTTTGATTTATAGATTGAACATTTTGCAATCGTTGGGATAGTTGGATGAAAAGATAGGGAATCATAAATCATTTGACTAAGGTTTATCTTTCTCAAGTATTTTTCACTGGCTATTCGATACTTATTGAACAATGAAAGGCCAGATATAGCTCACTGTTATTTTATAGATACAGCTGCAACAAGAAGAATCTTACCAACAGCAAATTAAATAGAACACGCAGTTCCTCAGAAAGTGAAGGATATCAGATGCAAAGTAAAAACATTGAATAATACACCAACAAATTACGTGGTTCAGAAATATTACCTGAGCAGCATCAAAGACTGATAATTTCTCCCCGGAAGGAATATGAATAGTTTTAGGTCCAACTTCTCCATTCAAAAATTTGTTGACAATGCGAATATTGGCAAATGTTCCTCTTGCCATCACTTCATCATTACCACGACGACTTCCATAAGAGTTGAAGTCTCGTCTATCAACTCCACGTTCTATAAGGTATCTGGCTGCGGGACTGTCCTTATGTATGCTACCAGCTGGAGAGATGTGGTCAGTTGTAATACTGTCTCCAAAGTTGAGTAAACAAAAAGCATCCTTCACACCATGAGAGCCTGGGGGAGACATGgtcatatttttgaaataaggTGGCTCGTGAATATAAGTAGATGTAGGGTCCCAAGCATAAAGAGTGCCCGACGGAACAGATAAATTATTCCACATGGGATTGCCTTGGGTGATTGCGTTGTATGTATCTTTAAACATATCAGGCAGCACACTTGATTGTACGACCTGAAAATTGGACAATTATGAAAATCTACAgacaacatatttttatttaaactagcTAGTTTCTGGGGCATAGCACAGGTAATTCAAATTAAGGAAAAAactataaacataaatttatagaatattACTGCTATCAAAGAATGGCAAAACTACATGTCATAGGAAggaataaaataagataagaaaTGTCCTCATTATTTAGATAAGGTTCTATTTTGTTATAGAGTGGAAACTCAGAATTGTATGAATATTGCTTGAGAGTGATCCTCTCAGCTTTATACAGGAAAAATCTGTACAAGAAAAATCCCATTGTTTTGGAAAGAATATACAAGAGATAGCAAAACGAATAAAGCTTACAATAACTATCATGTACGGCAAATCAAGATAAATGGAAAGAATGATTGAGATTCCTAACTAGGGGCGTTCAATGTACATCCTGACCTAAACTAGCTTTGACGGGTTTTGGTTTTGAATACTGTACTTGATAGCATTTTGGAGAAATTTAGGTTCAAGTCATTCCAACAGGTCTCTCAttcttttgaaattatatatcttttttataattatgtaagACTTCTAGACTTAATAGATGATATCATGCAtaacatgatattatatttatatcaatattGTTTCAcaatatatactataatttttaaagCATGCCTTTGTTTAAGGTTTACGctactttaattatataatttagcttatacatgatattaaaattttatttttaaacaaatcaaGATGATCAGGTTCTCTACAATACACGATCTGCTAAATTTTGGGTCCAACTGAACGACCCTACTAAACTTTTGGGTCTGGTAGGAATCAAGCTCAGCCTATCTCCGACGAAAATCCCTTATTCTAACTTGCTACAATCCAAACATCGACACAAATCATGAAAAATCTCATCATATGagtgaattaaaataaagaattttgatattgttagttatataagaataaattttaagagATGAGGCTTTTAGAATTGAGTAAATTTTATATGATGTGCcggaattaaaaataaataattctaaaatttaaatatagaaaCTTTTCCTCCTAACTAGATAATTGGATGTTGACTAAATTTAAACAACAGTATTTGAGGGGTTCAAATGATATGTCTGATGTCGGAGAAGTCCCTGGTCTGAACTGTGATGGCTCCAATTTAATATAAGGTTTTATGACAAAGTCATATTTAAATCCACAGCCACTTACATTTGCTATTTCTTCACTGGATGGCCAAATATCCTTGAAGAAGATCTTGGTTCCATCCTTGCCTATCCCAATGGGTTCAGTATCAAAGTCAATGTTCACCTACAGAGTAGTGTGTCCAAATTAGAGAGTGACAACATGTTTTGAAATGCATACTTACAAAATGAAATCAATTGACAAGTCACATACTGTGCCAGCAAGGGCATAGGCAACAACAAGAGGAGGAGAAGCAAGATAATTAGCTCTTGTTAATGGGTGAACTCGGCCCTCGAAGTTCCTATTTCCAGACAATACAGCTGCAGCTACTATATCTGGAATATTCAGAAAACCAATGCTTAGGTAAAAACCTTAGAGATTGTTAAGTGAGTATTAAGAAAACATTATTTACAAAAGCGTGTGTACCATTTTCTGTAATTGCAGATGCTACAGCTTCATCAATATCACCTGAATTTCCAATGCAAGTTGTGCATCCGTACCCAACTATATGGAAACCTAGCTGATTCAAATACTTCTGCAAGCCACTGCAGGCACCAGGAGCCATTTAGGAATCAAGACAATTCAGTACACCATATTACAGATTCAATACACTTGACTGTATACTAAAGACTACCTCCTCTGCAAATACTTGGTTACAACACCAGAACCTGGAGCAAGACTTGTTTTAATCCAAGGCTTTACctaatattcaatatcaaattGTGAAACAAATGCAAACAATTAGCAACAAACAttgggaaaaagaaaaaaaaatgaatatcatTGTGTTTCAAATACATACCTAACTAgtagacaaaaacaaaaagaagccTAAAACAAATGCTACTATAACTTCAACATTATTCATAAATGAGAAAGGAGCAAGAATATGAAGCTATACAAAGTGCTACATTAACCAAGGcaataatgttaaataaatataaatccaATTACCTTGCATttcaacaattatataaaaaatataaatgtaatccCATTACATTTTAACAAagatataaacatataaatgcAATCAGACACCGAAAGAAAATTTGAGATCATGTTTTTCATTAATCTATCATATCGCCCAATTAGGGCACTAAAGCATATAGCAAGGGGCAAACCTTCTTGTTGGATCTATGTATATAATACGTGCAAGCCTATCATTATTAagttaaatcataaaattataatggtGAAGGTACAAAATGCATAACCATCTACTAACCTGCAAACCCAATTCACATGCTTTCTTTGCAACCAATGCAGCTCCAAGCATAACACTAGGATTTGAAGTATTGGTACAACTGGTGATAGCAGCTATAACAACATCACCATGCCTAAGATGTGCTGGTGAACCATGGAATTTGAAATCTGCAACCTTATTCTGAGATTCTACGGGTACAGCAAAACCCTGTAATAATGCAGTTTTATACAattcaaacaacaaaaacaacgaACCCCAAAATTCTAAAATCATTTCACTAGATAAATATATAGTCAACTGCGCTATTTAACTTCCTGGAAGAGGCATTCAGCACATATCTGTAGGATTGTAAATTCAAATTTCATCCAAAGCAGTCAAAAGTGAAGGACATTTTGTGAGGTGCTAAAGGGGCTGACACGCATGAAGAGGGTTCAAACATTGCACACTTCAAACAATATAgctattaaattaaaaaattaaaaggaaaagagtattttgtattaatttgcCATATGAATTGATTGAATAAGTatctcatttataaaaaaaaaaatcaaatggctggactcttttattttatgattattttacgGCCATTACTGTCACAAATGTTAAATGGCTGGACTCTTTTTAATCTGttagatataaatatatcagTAAGGTGCTAAAGTTGTGCCGAAGGTGCACACTAAAACTAGTCAGTTTACCTTTCTGGTGCCTTAGATTGGCACATTTCAAGGATGATTTCAAAGCAAACCCCCTCCCGCATGCACACACACAGATATTCTAATACTTAGAGTGCAATGCCTTTTGAAAAATCATACTTAATACTTACGATATGAAAACTTAGACACCATAGACTGAACAGATAAGCTATACAACATTACtactatatatttaaacaataaaaatagaatgaaTACCTTAAATCCAACTTTGTTGTTGAGACAGGCAACCCAGTCTGCCTTCATTTCTTTCAAAGGGACACGATCATGAGGCCTGAAAATATTTAAGCAAGGGTTACACCATTAAAAAGCTGAAAATGTAATTTTACTTCTACGATAAAATATGTCCTCTTCCCTTCTAATCTGTGCTTACTATATAGACCCTCCATTTTACAACCTTAACTCCActatattcattaaaatataaaatgcaaCACTCGACAATGTTATTAAAcatcacatatttgtttactaagTAGCTTAAGATGTTTTGTAGTCAAATTTAGCATCAATTGTGCTATGCGAAATGAATGTTTTCTTCCCTTATAACATTTAGGATGGTAacgttttaatttatctaaagCAAGGAAGTTTTAGAGGGAGGGCATGTGTGTAAATGCATAATACAAGAATATAGGACAATAGTTTACCCTTACTTTTAAGAGGAAAGCACAAGAACTCGTTACCTTTTTGGACCTGAGACACAGGACACTACATCCTCAAGATTAAGTTCCAGATACGATGAGTACACTCTCTCCACTTGAGgctatacaaaagaaaaatcccACTCAGAAGAGGTCCTTCCAgacatttataatataaatatccaataaaaaaatatatgcataGCATACCTCACTATAGTCCACAAACATCTTATTTGCTCGTAAGTAGGATTCTATCATAGAAACCTGAAAGAAAGACATCTAAGCACATGTAGATAACATAAAATAGCATGACAGTGACATGGATGTTTACTTACAGTCTCATCACTTCTGCCAGTCAGTCTCAAATATTGCAAAGTGACATGATCCACAGGAAAGAAGCCCATCGTTGCACCATACTCAGGGGACATGTTTGCTATGGTGGCACGATCTGCCAATGGCAGTTCACTCATGCCTTCCCCTGTATTAGGgaggtaaaaatcaattatcCTAGTAAAGATTAATCAGCTAGACGTGATGCTACAAAAAGAAGATGCATCTGCATCATTTGCATATATTTGTATTTACCATAAAACTCCACAAACTTGCCAACAACCCCATGCTTTCTCAGCATTTGAGTGACAGTCAACACCAAATCAGTAGCCGTGACACCATCTCGTAGTTTTCCTAATAATTTAAACCCAACAACACCTGGCAGGACCATGCTCATGGGCTGCAAAAATATCagagataaataaatttatctgaaaataacttttcaattggTCAAAACCACACAGGTCTAAATATAATAAGATAATTGAAACTTTTCAAATACTCAATGAATAAATTAATTCCActctctaattttaaaatttttaactaagAGTTCTATGACAAATTAGCATGTTAGTTTTACCTGGCCAAGCATTGCAGCTTCTGCTTCTATTCCACCAACTCCCCATCCAGCGACACCCAGGCCATCGATCATAGTTGTGTGTGAGTCAGTTCCAACAACACTGTCAGGATAAAGCACACCATTTGTGTTGAACACAACTCTACCAAGGTATTCTAAATTAACctgcaaaaattaaaatcataaaacttGATTCCGTAGACAAGTAGGAATgacaaatgaaagaaaaattgtttgCCTGAATCACAAAACATTcagaaattaaatattacagaattaaataaaatattatgtattgtatccacacacatacatatatcatcAATGGATATTGAATGATGCAAATACCTGATGAACTATCCCTGATCCAGGAGGAACAACGAGCATATTATTGAATGCATTTGAACCCCATTTAAGGAAACTAAatctttctttgtttctttgGAATTCAAGTTCCATGTTTGCCTGAACAGCATTTTCAGATCTTGCCACATCAACCTGAACAGAGTGATCAATGACAAGATCCACTGGTACCTGAAGgaaaccaaatttaaaatcattaaaacatAACCGCTGcattgaaaaaaatgataaaatgccAATCTAAATTCATTAATGTTCACAAACACGTGGCTTACCAAGGGGTTAATTTTATTAGAATCACCACCAAGTTTGTTCATTGCATCTCGCATGCAAGCAAGATCAACAACAGCAGGTACCCCAGTAAAATCCTGACATCACCATTCAATAAAACTCAGTCAACTGAACACCACAAATACAACAGACACTCAAAGAATTTCACACAAAGCAATAACACTCAGCATCAACGTCTTCATGATACTCACCTGCAGAAGCACCCTAGCTGGCTTGAACGGAATCTCCACTTGTTTGGGAGAGGTATTCTCccaatcaataattttttcaacGTCATGTTTCTTAACTTGAAACTCATCACAGTTACGGA encodes:
- the LOC114174357 gene encoding LOW QUALITY PROTEIN: probable prolyl 4-hydroxylase 10 (The sequence of the model RefSeq protein was modified relative to this genomic sequence to represent the inferred CDS: inserted 1 base in 1 codon): MAKSRHSRLQPRKSSSSSTLILTLFLVFTFLVLILLALGILSIPSSSRSDLPKPNDLTSIAHNTIQASDVDDDRGEQWVEVVSWEPRAFVYHNFLTKEECDYLIEIAKPNMHKSTVVDSETGKSKDSRVRTSSGTFLARGRDKIVRKIEKXIADFTFIPVEHGEGLQVLHYEVGQKYEPHYDYFLDDFNTKNGGQRIATVLMYLTDVEEGGETVFPAAKGNFSSVPWWNELSDCGKKGLSIKPKRGDALLFWSMKPDAALDPSSLHGGCPVIKGNKWSSTKWIRVNEYKA
- the LOC114172994 gene encoding aconitate hydratase, cytoplasmic, with translation MASENPFSNILRTLEKPAGGGEFGKYYSLPALNDPRIDRLPYSVRILLESAIRNCDEFQVKKHDVEKIIDWENTSPKQVEIPFKPARVLLQDFTGVPAVVDLACMRDAMNKLGGDSNKINPLVPVDLVIDHSVQVDVARSENAVQANMELEFQRNKERFSFLKWGSNAFNNMLVVPPGSGIVHQVNLEYLGRVVFNTNGVLYPDSVVGTDSHTTMIDGLGVAGWGVGGIEAEAAMLGQPMSMVLPGVVGFKLLGKLRDGVTATDLVLTVTQMLRKHGVVGKFVEFYGEGMSELPLADRATIANMSPEYGATMGFFPVDHVTLQYLRLTGRSDETVSMIESYLRANKMFVDYSEPQVERVYSSYLELNLEDVVSCVSGPKRPHDRVPLKEMKADWVACLNNKVGFKGFAVPVESQNKVADFKFHGSPAHLRHGDVVIAAITSCTNTSNPSVMLGAALVAKKACELGLQVKPWIKTSLAPGSGVVTKYLQRSGLQKYLNQLGFHIVGYGCTTCIGNSGDIDEAVASAITENDIVAAAVLSGNRNFEGRVHPLTRANYLASPPLVVAYALAGTVNIDFDTEPIGIGKDGTKIFFKDIWPSSEEIANVVQSSVLPDMFKDTYNAITQGNPMWNNLSVPSGTLYAWDPTSTYIHEPPYFKNMTMSPPGSHGVKDAFCLLNFGDSITTDHISPAGSIHKDSPAARYLIERGVDRRDFNSYGSRRGNDEVMARGTFANIRIVNKFLNGEVGPKTIHIPSGEKLSVFDAAQRYKSEGHDMIILAGAEYGSGSSRDWAAKGPMLLGVKAVISKSFERIHRSNLVGMGIIPLCFKPGEDADSLGLTGRERFTIDLPSNVNEIRPGQDVTVVTDTGKTFVSILRFDTEVEIAYFNHGGILQYVIRNLINAKH